GTGTTCGTGCCGGGGGACGCCCCCGAGCAGGGCAGACCCACGCCCACCTTCTGGCTGAACCTTACGGAGGCGGCACTGCCCCGGCTCGAGGGTGCGGAGGTGTTCCTGCTGTCGTTTGAGGTAAAATGCCTTGACGTGGCCGCCGGGGCGAACCCGGCGAGGACCGGCAGGGTGATGGCGGCGGCGGCGGGGTTTTGGCGGGACGTTTATTTCATCTCGGGCACATGCGACTGGCGGGAGGAGCGGCTGGTGTTGTTCCGGGGAGAGGAGCTGCCGGGGGAGCTGAAGGGGTTGCGGTTTGGTTTTGGCAACCGGGGCGGCACGGGCACGTTTTGGATTCGGAACGTGCGCCTGTACCCGCTGCGGGACGACGGGGGCGCCGCCCGGACAGGCGCGGAGACGGTTTTCAATGAGTGAGCAAGGCAGAAGCGTTTCGATTGTGGTGCCCGTGTACAACGAGGAGGACTCGCTCCGCCCGCTGCACGCGGAGATTACCGCCGCCATGCAGAAGACCCCGCAGGTCCATTACGAAATCATCCTGGTGGACGACGGCAGCCGGGACCGCTCCGTGGAACTCTGCCGGGAACTGCACGCCGCCGACCCGGAGCATGTCCGGGTGATTATACTGCGGCGCAATTTCGGCCAGACTGCGGCCATGGCGGCGGGCTTCGACGCGGCGAAGCACGCGGTGGTCGTGCCCATGGACGCGGACCTGCAGAATGACCCGGCGGACATCGGGCTGCTGCTGGACAAGCTGGACGAGGGCTTCGACGTGGTGAGCGGCTGGCGCGCGAACCGCTAGGACAAGGCCCTCTCGCGGAAGCTGCCCTCGATGATTGCCAACCGGCTCATCTCGTGGATCACCGGGGTGCACCTGCACGACTACGGCTGCACCCTGAAGGCGTACCGCCGCGAGGTGACGGAGCACATGAACTTCTACGGGGAGCTGCACCGGTTCCTGCCCGCCCTGGCAAGCTGGGCCGGGGCCCGGGTGGCGGAAATCCCCGTGAACCACCGCAGCCGGCAATTCGGCGTGTCCAAGTACGGCATTGGCCGGACCATCCGGGTCGTCCTCGACCTCATCACCATCAAGTTCCTCATGTCCTACTCGACGAAGCCCATGCAGGTCTTCGGCAAGGTGGGCGCGGCCTCGCTGGGTGTCGGCTTTCTGGCCGGGCTGATAACGGTCTACGACAAGGTCTTTTACAACCTCAGCGTGAACCGCAACGGCTGGGCGCTGGTCTGCCTGCTTTTTCTCCTGACGGGCATGCAGTTCATCAGCATGGGCCTGCTGGGCGAAATCAACATCCGCACCTACTACGAGAGCCAGAAAAAGCGCATCTACACGGTCCGCGAAACACTGGGCGGGGAGTGACGATGCGGATTCTGATGCTGAACTACGAGTACCCGCCCCTGGGCGGCGGCGGCGGCGTGGCCGCGGCGAACCTGGCCGCGGAGTTCGCGCGGAAGGGCCACGATGTGGACTATGTCACCTCGCATTTCGCCGGGCTGGCGCGGGAGGAGACCGTGGACGGCGTGCGCCTCTGGCGCGAGCCGGTCATCGGCCGCACGGGCCTCCAGACCGCCAGCATCGTCTCGATGCTCTCCTTCCCCCTGGCCGCCGTGCGGCGCGCCCTGGCCCTGCGGCGGCGCGGGGACTTCGACGTGATTCACACCCACTTCGCCATACCCACCGGTCCGGCGGGCTACCTCCTTTCCAAGTGGTGGGGCAGGCCCAACATCCTTTCCGTGTACGGCGGTGACATCTATGACCCGAGCAAGAAATACTCGCCCCACCGGCACCCCGTGCTGAAACAGGCGGTGAAGGCCGTCCTGAACCAAGCCTCCGTGGTGGTGGGCGAGTCGGAGGACCTCTGCGGGCGCGCCCGGACCATTTTCCGCCCGCGCACGGAGGTGCTCCGCATACCCCTGGGATTCCGCCTGCCGGAATACGCGCCGGTTGACCGTGACGCACTGGGCATGGACCCCGACGCGGTCTACGCCGTGGCCGTGAGCCGGCTCGTGGCGCGCAAGGGATACCCGGACCTGCTCCAGGCCCTCGCGCAGTGCGGCGTGCCGGGGCTGCGCCTGGTGATTGTCGGCGACGGACCCGAGGAGCCGCGCCTGCGGCAACTGGCCGGGGAACTCGGCCTGGGCAGCCGGGTGCTCTTCGCGGGGCATGTGGACGAGGCCCGGAAGTACCAGTACCTCGCCGCGTCCGACTTCTTCGCCCTCGCCACCCATCATGAGGGATTCGGCATCGTGTACCAGGAGGCCATGTGGTGCGGGCTGCCCGTGGTCACCACCAATGTCGGAGGCCAGACCGATTTCCTGGTCCACGGTGAGAACGCCCTGCTCTGCGACCCCGCCGACCCCGCAACCTTCGCCGCGCATCTGCGGCAAATGGCCGAAAACCCGGCGCTCCGCGCGCGCCTCGGCGCGAGGAACAGGGCCGACATCCAGGGGCACCTCATCGGCGCCGTCGCGGACCGCTATCTGGACCTGTTCGGGGACTGCCGCCGGAGGCGGTAGCGCGCCGGGCCGGAACACCGCGCACCCGCGGCATTTCCGCGGGAATTCATGCCGGCCCTGTAATGTGATATCATGGATACGCTTTTTCTGTCACCTATGACTGGGGCATTCCGTGGCGGCGCCCTCCCGCGCCGCCGTGTTAAAGTGGGAAGAAATGCGCATACTGGACTCGATTAACGGTCCGGACGATGTGAAGTCACTTCGCCCGGAAGACCTTGAAAAACTGGCGGGGGAGCTCAGGCGGCAGATTATCGCCACCGTAAACCAGAACGGGGGCCACCTTGCGTCCCCCCTGGGCGTGGTGGAGCTGACCATCGCCCTGCACTGCGTCTACAATGTCGGCGTGGACCAGTTGGTCTGGGATGTGGGCCACCAGTGCTACGCCCACAAGCTGCTGACGGGCCGCCGCGATGTCTTTGACTCGCTCCGAAAAAAAGGCGGCATCAGCGGATACCCCAAAATAAGCGAAAGCCCCGCCGACTGCTTCGGCACGGGCCACAGTTCCACCTCCATTTCCGCCGCCACGGGCATGGCCATCGCCCGCGACCGGCTCGGGCTCAAGCACCACGTCGTGGCGCTTATCGGCGACGGAGCCATCACCGGCGGCATGGCCTTCGAGGCGCTCGGCCACGCGGGGCATCTCGGACTGGACATGCTCGTCATCCTGAACGACAACAAAATGTCCATCTCGCCGAATGTCGGCGGACTCGCCCGCTATTTCAACCGGCTCATCACCGCCTATCCCTACAAACGGGCCAAGCAGGACGTGGGCAGTTATGTGAAGGCCCTCATCGGCGGCCGCATGACCCGCGCCATCCAGGACATCGAAAAGTCCGTCAAGGGGCTCATCACCAAGGGCGTCCTCTTTCAGGAACTCGGCTTCAATTACATCGGCCCCGTGGACGGACATGACCTGCCCCTCCTCATCGAGCTGCTTTCCCGCATAAAACACATGACCGGCCCCGTTTTCCTCCACTGCACCACCGAAAAGGGCAAGGGGCTGGACGTGGCCGAGCGCGACCCCCTCAAGTTCCACGGGGTCACCCCGAACTGCATCAAGACCGACGCGGGCGAGGGGGACCCGGTCCCCGCCAAAGTCGAAACCTCGCCCCCGAAATCCAGCACCTTCACCACGGCCTTTGCGGACGCGGTCATCGCCGCCGCGCGGGAGGACGCGCGCGTCTGCGCCATCACCGCCGCCATGCCCACCGGCACCGGGCTCAACAAATTCGAGGCCGAGTTTCCGGACCGCTTCTTTGATGTCGGCATCTGCGAGCAGCACGCCGTCACCTTCGCCGCCGGACTCGCCGTGGCGGGCATGCGCCCCGTCTGCGCCATATACTCCACCTTCCTACAGCGCGGCTATGACCAGTTGATTCACGATGTCTGCATACAGAACCTCCCCGTGGTCTTCGCCCTGGACCGCGCCGGCCTTGTCGGCGAGGACAGCCCCACGCAGAACGGCACCTTTGACCTCTCTTTCCTCCGCGCCGTGCCGGGGCTTGCCGTCTGCGCCCCGCGCGACGGCGTGGACACCGCTCTGCTCATGCGCCACGCCCTCCGGCAGGAGGCCCCCGTCGCCGTCCGCTATGCCCGCGGCGCCGCCCCGGACATCGGGGGCCTGCAGGGCCGGGACATCTCGCGCGGCGAGCTCCTCCGCGACGGTTCGGACGTTGTCCTGCTCACCGTGGGCCCCTGCGCCGCCGCCGCGCTGGACGCCGCCGGGCGCCTGGCCGAAGAGGGGATTTCCGTCGCCGTGGCCGATGCCCGGTGGATTAAGCCCCTCGACGCGGAACTGCTGGAACGCCTGCGCCGCATGCCCCTGATCACCGTCGAGGAAAACACCCTCGACGGCGGCTTCGGCTCCGCCGTCCTCGAGCATTTCGAGCGCCTCGGCCAGTTGGACGGGCTCCGTCTCCGCCGCTGCGGCATCCCCGACGTGTTCAGCCCGCAGGCCACCCGCGAAGAGCAGCTTGCCGCGCACGACCTGCACGCCGGGGGACTGTGCCGCACGGTCCGCGCCTTCCTCGCCGAAATTTGCCACGCCCCCGCCAACGCCTGAAACGTGCCGGTCTCCGGGGCGGTCCAATCAAAACGCGGCCCTGCCGGCCATAACGCTGGAGCATCCCATGAAACTTGTCAAGCGCGTCCTTAAAATAACCGCCATCGTGCTGGTCCTGCTGGTGGCGGCCTTTGTCGTGGTCGTGGGCCCCTGGCCGGTTTACAAGGCTTCCGACCACCGTCAGGCCCCCTACTATCCCGCCGCCGTCGAGTCCATACACAAGGCGGCCGGCCTCACCCGGGTTTCCCCCGACCCGGACCTCCTGCACGCGGGATGGGCCGTCACGGACATGACCCCGAAGGTAGGCACCCCCATGGGCGGATACAGCGCCCGGCCCGACGGCAAACGCTCCACCGGCGTGCGCGACCCGCTCTTCGTCAAAGCCGTCGTCCTGGGGGACGGCGAGGACCTCGTCGCCGTCGTCGGCTCGGACATGCTCCAAACCCTGCCCAACCTCCTGGAACTGGTCGAGGCGGAGGTCTGCGCGAAAACGCCCCTGACCCCGCACAACATCATGTACACCAGCAGCCACACCCACTGCGGGCCCGGCGCCCTCGCGCCCGGGATGGCCGCGAACATCTCCTACGGCAAGTACGACCCCGAACTGGTCAAATTCCTCGCCGCCCGCTTTGCAGAGGTGATCATCAAGGCCCATGACACCATGGCCCCGGCAAAACTCGCCCACGGCGCCGTGGACGCCCCCGAGTACATCCGCAACCGCACCCGCAAGGCGCCCAAAGACTCCACCCTGAATTTCGCCGTCCTGGAAAAGGACTCGGGCGAACGCTGCGTCATCGCGCGCTATTCGGCCCATCCCACGGTCTTTTCCGAGCAGATGACCGAGTTCACCGCCGAGTTTCCCGGCGCCTTCCAGCGCGCCGTCGAGCGCGACACCGGCGCCACCGCCGTCTACCTGGGCGGCGCGCTCGGTTCAAGCGGACCCGACTGCCCCGTGGAGGGACCGCCCGAGGTCCGCATCGAGGCCATGGGTGAGGGCCTGGCGGCGCATCTCGCCGAAGGCATGCAAAACCTCGAATTCAAAGACCATGTGGACATCGCCTCGCTCACCTCGGCCTTCGGCGTGCCCAGCCCCCAGATGCGCCCCTTCAAGCCCTCATGGCGGGTGTCGCCCATCTTCGCCGGCCTTTTCGGCCTCGTCCCCGAGGGGCGCATCCAGGCCGCCCGCATCGGCGACATGATGCTCATCGGCATGCCCTTCGACTTCAGCGGCGAAACCAGCCTCAAATGGCAGGCATGGGCCAAAGAGCGCGGCGTCAACCTCTGGCCCACCGGATTCTCCGGCTCCTATCTCGGCTACCTCTCCCCCGACGAGTACTACAACGTCGTGGACAAGGGCGGCAACCTCAATTACGAGACCGGACTCATGAGCTGGTTCGGACCCGGCATGGAGTCCTACATGACCGACCTCTTCCAGACCATCTTCCAGGCCCTCGACGCCCCCCCAAAAGTAGCCTCAGCCAAATAGAACGCGCTCTGAAAAAAACAATGACCGGATTGACCGTTCATCCCATCCTCCTAAACCCTAAACCCTAGACCCTAGGCCCTCCCACTGGAATTTCATGCCCTCCCGTTGTATACTCCCCCTGTCGGTTCGCGTGCCCTCCGGGGCGCGCGCTAAGAGGGAATCCGGTGCGAAGCCGGAACTGCCCCGCAGCGGTAATCAGGAACGAACGACGCAACGCGGCGCGCATCGCGCCGCACCGCACTGGGCCTTGGGCCTGGGAAGCGGCGTCCAGTAGGTCATCCGCCCGTAGCGGAACGCCTGTGAGTCCGAAGACCTGCCGATGTGGTCAAGGGACATTCCCCGTCCCCTGGCCGGGCCCCCTCGCGGGAGGGCGTTCGGCAGCGTCCGCATGCGCGGAAACCGCCGCTTTCCCCCCGACAGAGGCCCGCGCCGGGTTCAGGGATGCCCCTCAACGAAACGAGGGTTTTCATCATGTCCGCCTTTCGTCTTTCCGTGCCCGCCCTTTTCCTGCTGTGTGTCTTTTCCTGCCTGCCCGCGTTCGCCCTGCCCGTGCAGAGTGAGACCGGCTACCCCGTCACGGAACTGCTTCCCGCCCCCGACGGCGAGTCCCTGGTGAGTTTTGACTGGGACGAGGCGGGCAGCCTCTACCTCATGACCGGCGACCCCTTCTGGGGGCTGCTGCTCAAGGTCTACCGGGACTCCGGCGCGGGCCGCACCGTGCTGTTCAATTCGGACCAGGTCTTTCCCGGCGCCCGCGCCACGGTCATCGGGCCGTACCTCTATTTCAACGACGGCGGCGACTATTTCCGCTGGGACGCAGACTACTACTGCGCCCCCCTGGCGGGCGGGGAGCCCTTTCTGGCCTACACCGTCTCCGGCGGCTCGCCAAGCCTTTGGGGGGTTGACACGCGGGACGGAACCCAGTTCTTCGCCGCAGGCGCCGAGGGTTACGGCCCCAGTGCCATTTATCACATGCCCCTCTCCGGCTCGGGCGTGCTGGACGGCCTCGTGAGAATCGGCGTGGTCGGCGAGTCCTCCGGACCCATCGCGTTTGACGCGGCGGGCGGCCTCTACTACGCCCACGGATACGCCGCATCCATCCCCGCCACCATTTACCGCTGGACCGCGGAGGAGGTCGCCGCGGCCATAGCGAACCCCATGCTCGCGCCCCTCACCCCGGACGGCCGCGAGTTCGCCACCCTGCCCGCCCACTTCACCGGCGCGGCGGGTATGGTGGTGGACGCTTCGGGCAACGTGCTGGTCACGGCGAATGTCTGGGGCGAACCCGCCGCGCTCCTGCTCTACCGCGTCGGCGAGGACGGGGAAAACACCGGCATGACCACCCTCGCCTCCCATGCCTCGCGTCTGGAAACGCTGCGCGTGCGGGACGGAAAAATTCATGTCAACAGCGCCGAGGGCATCTACAGCCTGCCCATGCCGCTGACCGTGAAACGCAACGGACCCGCCGCGCCGCAGGCTGTTGTCGGCGAGCCTGTCACCCTGGCGGTGCGGGCCCTCGGCGGCGCGGGCACGGTCAACTACCGCTGGCACAAGGTCACGGCGGACAAGGCCGACACCGTGGTCGGCGGCAATTCCCCGCTCCTGACCATTACCCCGAAGCACGGAGACAACGGCGCCGTCTACTATTGCGTGCTTTCAGACAACGGCCTCTCCGGCGTCGAGTCCCCCCGCTTCACCCTCACCGTCCGCCCGGCGGTTCCCGTCTCCGCTCCCTGGGCCCTGCTCGCCATGGCGCTGCTGCTCATGCTCGCCGCCCGCTTCCGCCTGCGCCGGGTGTAAATAGGGTTTCAGGTACAGGCACCCGGCGCAATTGGGGCTTTGCACATGCTGTCGGGTCTTCGGTGCGCCGGTTGCCAGTCCCCTTGGCAAATGTGGAGGGGACTGCCAACGGCGCGGTCCAGAGCCATGACTCGAGGGGACTGCCAACGGCGCGGTCCATGGCCACGACTCGAGGGGACTGCCAACGGCGCGGTCCATGGCCACGACTCGAGGGGACTGCCAACGGCGCGGTCCATGGCCACGACTCGGAGAAGGTGATTGCTTCCGCGTCGGTGGCTGTACCCGGGATTCATCCGTCCGATCCGTCCGATCCGTCCTATCCGTCCCCTGCCCCCAGCGCCTCCCGCAGCGCGCCCAGCTCCGTCACCGGCGCGCCGCAGACCCGGTCCCGGCAGACATACACGGCGGTTTCCCCCCCAACCGGCTGCTTTCCCGCCAGCAGGGGCCGCTTCGCGTCCACTTCGGCGTCGCCGGTGGTTCCCGCCACGGTGACACCCGGCAGGTAGTGCCGGTGAATCTCGCGCAGCGCCTCTTCCCGGGACATGCCCGAACCGCCAACCGCGACCACCACCTCCACAGGCGGCGTCAGCAGCAGCTCCGCCACGCCCAGCAGCACCAGGCAGGCCTGGGCGGCGCGCTCCATCCAGTCTGTCCGGCTTTGCACCGCGGCCAGCGCCGTGTCATGCCATTCCGGACGGTCCGCATGCCGGGACAGCCGCTCCAGCACCCGCGCCGCCACGGCGTTGCCCGACGGTTCCGCGCCGTCGTAGAAGGGCTTTGACCGCACCAGCAGGTCCGTGTGCCGTTTCCCCGCGTGGAAGAGGCCCGGACCCGCCGGGTCGGCGAACTCCGCCAGCATCGTCTCCGCAATCCTGATGGCGGCGGTGATCCATTCCGGCTCCAGTGTGGCCTCGTACAGGTCCAGAAGCCCCTCGGCGGCCCAGGCATGGTCATCCAGATAGCCCGGTCCGGAGCAGTGCCCCGCCCGCCAGGACCGCTGAAGCACCCCCTCCGGCATCATGTGGTCCAGCAGGAACCGCGCGGCCCGCCGCGCGGACCCGAGAAAGCGCGGCTCGCCGAGCACCGCGCCGCCCCTGGCCATGGCGGAGACCGCCATGCCGTTCCAGGCGGCCAGGCACTTGTCGTCCAGTCCGGGGCGGACCCGTCCCTCACGCACCCCGAACAGCCGCAGCCGCATTTCCGCCATGCGTTCCCGCAGCGTTTCCACCGGCAGGCCGGCGGACCGCGCGGCCTCCTCCATGGGAACGGGCAGATGCGGGATGTTTTGCCCCGCATGGTACGGCTCATGGGAGGAAAAATTGCCCTCTGACGCCACCCCGTACACCCGTGCAAACAGCGCCGCGTCCTCCCGTCCGAGGACCGTCACGAGTTCCTCCGCGCGCCAGAGATAGAACCGCCCCTCCTCGCCCTCGCTGTCCGCGTCCTCGCTCGAATAATAGCCGCCCTCCGGACCCTGCAGGTCCCGCAGCACATACGCCAGCGTGCTCCGCGCCGTGTCCGCCCATGCGGCGTCGCCGGTGGCCTGGAACGCCTCCAGATACACCCCCGCCAGCAGGGCGTTGTCATACAGCATCTTCTCAAAATGCGGCACCAGCCATTCATCGTCCACGCTGTACCGGTGGAATCCCCCGCCCAGATGGTCCCGCATCCCCCCCCGCGCCATGCGGTCCAGCGTGCGCAGCGCCATCTCCAGCGACTCCGCCGACCCCGTCCGCCGATGGTGCCGCAGCAGCAGGGACACGGCGCCGCTGTTGGGGAACTTGGGCGCGCCGCCCCAGCCGCCGTGGCGGCGGTCATGGGTTCGGCCCAGGTCCCGCGCCGCAGTTTCGGCAAGGGCGTGGCTGATGGGGCCGGCGCTGTCCGCGGGCGCGGCCGCAAGCTGCCGCCCCACATGCTCCACCAGGTCCCGGGCCGCCTCCGTCACCTGGCCGCGCCGTTCCCGCCACGCCGCCGCCACCGACGCCAGCACCCTGGGAAATCCGGGCCGTCCATAACGGTCATCCGGCGGGTAATACGTGCCCCCGTAAAAGGGCTCCAGGTCCGGCGTGAGGAACACGCTCATGGGCCAGCCGCCCGCGCCCGTCATGGCCGTCACGGCGCTCATGAAAATCTCGTCCAAGTCCGGACGCTCCTCCCGGTCCACCTTGACGGGGACAAAATGCGCGTTCAGCAAATCCGCCACGGCCCGGCTCTCAAAAGACTCCCGCTCCATCACATGGCACCAGTGGCACGCCGAATAGCCGATGGAGAGGAAAATAGGCTTGTCCTCACGCCGCGCCCGCGCCAGCGCCTCCGCGTCCCACGGGTTCCAGTCCACCGGATTATGCGCATGCTGCAAGAGATAGGGGCTCGTGCTGTGGATGAGCCGGTTCGTGTGCGCCGCGACGCTGTGCTGTTCCATGCCTGTGCTCCTGTGATCTGGTCACTCGGAACCAACAAGCCGCCCCGCCCCATCCTTCCCGGATCAAATTTCCCTTCCCAGCATTGACCACCCGTCCACCCCTTCCACCCCACTTTCTTTTTCCTCTCCTCTTCCTCTTTTCCTCCTCCCCTTTTTTGTGCTTTTTGCGCTTTCTGTGGCCCCCTTCTTCTTCCTTCCTCCTCTTCTTTTCTCTGCGTTCTTTGCGTTCTTTGCGTTCTCTGCGGTTATCTCTCTTCTGTTTTCCTTCTTCCCCGTCCAATCCGTCCAATCCGTCCGGCGGCTTCAGTGGCTCAGGTATGGCGGCTCGTTTCCCCGCGCCCGCGCCGTTGCCTGCGCGCGCGCACCAGCGACCACCCCTCGAAGGCGGCCAACAGCCCCGGCAACCCGTAGA
This portion of the Candidatus Hydrogenedentota bacterium genome encodes:
- a CDS encoding 1-deoxy-D-xylulose-5-phosphate synthase — protein: MRILDSINGPDDVKSLRPEDLEKLAGELRRQIIATVNQNGGHLASPLGVVELTIALHCVYNVGVDQLVWDVGHQCYAHKLLTGRRDVFDSLRKKGGISGYPKISESPADCFGTGHSSTSISAATGMAIARDRLGLKHHVVALIGDGAITGGMAFEALGHAGHLGLDMLVILNDNKMSISPNVGGLARYFNRLITAYPYKRAKQDVGSYVKALIGGRMTRAIQDIEKSVKGLITKGVLFQELGFNYIGPVDGHDLPLLIELLSRIKHMTGPVFLHCTTEKGKGLDVAERDPLKFHGVTPNCIKTDAGEGDPVPAKVETSPPKSSTFTTAFADAVIAAAREDARVCAITAAMPTGTGLNKFEAEFPDRFFDVGICEQHAVTFAAGLAVAGMRPVCAIYSTFLQRGYDQLIHDVCIQNLPVVFALDRAGLVGEDSPTQNGTFDLSFLRAVPGLAVCAPRDGVDTALLMRHALRQEAPVAVRYARGAAPDIGGLQGRDISRGELLRDGSDVVLLTVGPCAAAALDAAGRLAEEGISVAVADARWIKPLDAELLERLRRMPLITVEENTLDGGFGSAVLEHFERLGQLDGLRLRRCGIPDVFSPQATREEQLAAHDLHAGGLCRTVRAFLAEICHAPANA
- a CDS encoding neutral/alkaline non-lysosomal ceramidase N-terminal domain-containing protein; amino-acid sequence: MKLVKRVLKITAIVLVLLVAAFVVVVGPWPVYKASDHRQAPYYPAAVESIHKAAGLTRVSPDPDLLHAGWAVTDMTPKVGTPMGGYSARPDGKRSTGVRDPLFVKAVVLGDGEDLVAVVGSDMLQTLPNLLELVEAEVCAKTPLTPHNIMYTSSHTHCGPGALAPGMAANISYGKYDPELVKFLAARFAEVIIKAHDTMAPAKLAHGAVDAPEYIRNRTRKAPKDSTLNFAVLEKDSGERCVIARYSAHPTVFSEQMTEFTAEFPGAFQRAVERDTGATAVYLGGALGSSGPDCPVEGPPEVRIEAMGEGLAAHLAEGMQNLEFKDHVDIASLTSAFGVPSPQMRPFKPSWRVSPIFAGLFGLVPEGRIQAARIGDMMLIGMPFDFSGETSLKWQAWAKERGVNLWPTGFSGSYLGYLSPDEYYNVVDKGGNLNYETGLMSWFGPGMESYMTDLFQTIFQALDAPPKVASAK
- a CDS encoding glycosyltransferase family 4 protein is translated as MRILMLNYEYPPLGGGGGVAAANLAAEFARKGHDVDYVTSHFAGLAREETVDGVRLWREPVIGRTGLQTASIVSMLSFPLAAVRRALALRRRGDFDVIHTHFAIPTGPAGYLLSKWWGRPNILSVYGGDIYDPSKKYSPHRHPVLKQAVKAVLNQASVVVGESEDLCGRARTIFRPRTEVLRIPLGFRLPEYAPVDRDALGMDPDAVYAVAVSRLVARKGYPDLLQALAQCGVPGLRLVIVGDGPEEPRLRQLAGELGLGSRVLFAGHVDEARKYQYLAASDFFALATHHEGFGIVYQEAMWCGLPVVTTNVGGQTDFLVHGENALLCDPADPATFAAHLRQMAENPALRARLGARNRADIQGHLIGAVADRYLDLFGDCRRRR
- a CDS encoding thioredoxin domain-containing protein; the encoded protein is MEQHSVAAHTNRLIHSTSPYLLQHAHNPVDWNPWDAEALARARREDKPIFLSIGYSACHWCHVMERESFESRAVADLLNAHFVPVKVDREERPDLDEIFMSAVTAMTGAGGWPMSVFLTPDLEPFYGGTYYPPDDRYGRPGFPRVLASVAAAWRERRGQVTEAARDLVEHVGRQLAAAPADSAGPISHALAETAARDLGRTHDRRHGGWGGAPKFPNSGAVSLLLRHHRRTGSAESLEMALRTLDRMARGGMRDHLGGGFHRYSVDDEWLVPHFEKMLYDNALLAGVYLEAFQATGDAAWADTARSTLAYVLRDLQGPEGGYYSSEDADSEGEEGRFYLWRAEELVTVLGREDAALFARVYGVASEGNFSSHEPYHAGQNIPHLPVPMEEAARSAGLPVETLRERMAEMRLRLFGVREGRVRPGLDDKCLAAWNGMAVSAMARGGAVLGEPRFLGSARRAARFLLDHMMPEGVLQRSWRAGHCSGPGYLDDHAWAAEGLLDLYEATLEPEWITAAIRIAETMLAEFADPAGPGLFHAGKRHTDLLVRSKPFYDGAEPSGNAVAARVLERLSRHADRPEWHDTALAAVQSRTDWMERAAQACLVLLGVAELLLTPPVEVVVAVGGSGMSREEALREIHRHYLPGVTVAGTTGDAEVDAKRPLLAGKQPVGGETAVYVCRDRVCGAPVTELGALREALGAGDG